Sequence from the Bacteroidota bacterium genome:
GTGTTTGACTTCATGAGTCCTGATAAAAAAATGGCAGTTCAGGTAAGGGTTTCAGCCATTGAGAAAAGTATTTCTGAACTGGGTTATCTTATAAATCCCTTTGAAAAAGCACTTAGCCATGAAGGAATTCAAAAGCTCAGCATGGATGAGTGCATACACAACGGCACAACGGGAAAGCTCGGGGTATATACCACGGGTTTCGGGGAAGAAGGTGCCGGTATTGCCACTTTTTACGCGGTAAGGAATGGTTTTGGGTATATTGTTCTCTTTATTATACCGAATAATTTGTTTGATATCCGTCGCGATGAGATGGACCAGATCATGAAATCATTTGAGATCCTGAGTCCGGAAATCCCGGTTGCTGCAACCGCTACCGAGCCGGTTGTTTCAGAATTTGAAATTCTTGAAATGGTTTTGGAAGGGGAGGGAAATCAGAGAGTTGGTAACACTTATATCTTCCCCAATGAAACCCCGAGAATTCTAGCCTGGCTCAATTATAAAAATGCACCTCCCAAAGACCCGGTGATCATCAGGTGGGCCAGTATTACAAAGGGAAAGGAATTAAACAGAACGGTAATACAGACTTTTCCCAACAGTGAAGGAAAAACGGGATCTACACTTTACCGTCCGAATCAGGGCTGGTTGCCGGGAGAATACAAAGTCGAAATACTTTACCGCAATGAAATCATTCAGACCGCCGTGTTTGAAATTGAAGCCCCGGAAGTTACAGAGATCGCCAAAGAAAATGAACAACCTTCACAAGAAGCTCATCATGATGTTGTTATCGAAAGGGTAGAGCCACATCCCACTGTTGGTACGGAGCATTATATCCGGCAGATTAAACTGGGTCCGCTCGAATCGTTCGATTTTCACTCAGGATCCGTTGGAGTCAATACAGACGAAGATCTCGTTCTGGAAACATCCTGCAATTATAAGCTGCCTACGGTAAAAGGAAACTGGGCTTTAACAGGCAAGGCCGACTTTCAGGCAGTAACCGCCCCCCCACAGGACGGATATGTTTTTGAACGCTTTCCTGATAGAAAAGCTGCCGTCATGCCCACTAAAGAAGTCGTTGTTTTCAAATTGGAAGATGGCAGCTTCGCAAAGGTTATGGTTATTAAGCATGCATTCCTGGAAGCAGTTAGTGAACCCAGATGCCGTCATTATATAGAAGCCCTGGTGGAATACCCGGTTTTTTATTGATTTTTCTCCCATCCATTTTTCTCCCTTTGTTAATAAGTTTTGAAGTCAAAAAATGACATTTTTGGTTGATCGTTTGTGTAGGCTTTAATAGCGCACTTCTCAGGGATTCTTATATTAGTCTGGTTTGTATTGTTGTAAAATGTAGTAGGTAATTTCACCCATTTTTGTTGTTTATAAAATCTGCAGATATAAGTAATTTTACCCATTGCATTGAAACCACTTACCACTAATTTTATACCCTGTTACAAGCTATACAGGTATTCACTAAAAATTTAAGGGTCTGGGATTTAACACTATGTTCTGCATAGGCATAGTATTATATTATATTTTTTTAAGTCGGTTTTAATTGTTTTGTATAACCCAAAAATTATGGAGCTATGAAGAAATTATTCTTTGTTTTAATTGCGTTTTTGGTTTCGGGAGCATTGATTTCCCAGAACAACCAACAAACAACAACCCAGAACGGTGATCAGAATTATTCCACCGTTACACAGGTAGGCTTGATGAACGTTTCAACAGTTCAGCAGGATGAAACAGCAAGCAACACACCGGTAGGTATGAGGGTAACCACTGTAACCCAGACCGGCCAGGAAAATCAATCGCAGGTTTTCCAGACTGAAACCGGTGGAGGGGGGCATGGCCTTTTGTCGACCACACTTATCCAAAACGGTTACAAAAACATAGCGTATCAAAGTGAGTATGCACCCGGTTCTAATTCGGGGCAGACAGAGGTTGCTACCCAGGTGGGGGATGAAAATGAAGGCCGGCAAGTGATTGCTGCCGGGTATACCAATTCTCTCCGTTTATTTCAAAACGGTAACTTCAACAAATCAGATCAGATGTTGAGCGCAAACCACAGCCATGGCGAAGTGGACCAGATCGGGGATCATAATGAAGCCGACCAGGATATTTACGGATCCAATCACGGATACGGATCGGCAAAGGTATACATTGGCCAGAACGGCGATTATAACTATGCGAAGCAACATGTGTCAGGTGGAGGTCTTGGTCATATTCAGAATGCTGAAATATACCAAACCGGTAATAATAATATTGCTGAGCAAAGAGGGCATGGTAACGATTTTAGCCTTTATCTCAGGCAAACCGGAGATTATAATATTGGACGGCAGTATTCGATGGGCAATAACAATGTTGCCATCATGGAACAAATCGGTGACCATAATGATGGGGCTGTTACTTACAATCCTGTTTATTTTTATAATAATGTTGGATACCTGAATATCCAACCCTATTTTGATCCCGTAAATAATCAGTTCCAGGATGGCGGTACAAACAACAATGAATTCATGCGGGTTCAGGGTGATTATAACCACACTGCACAATATCAGTTGGGAAGCTATAACCAGGCTGTTATGTATGTTTATGGAGATCAGAATAACGCAGCACAGGAACAGCAGGGTACCTATAACTATTCCGAAATCAAGATCTACGGTGTAGACGGGGCACAACAAGGCAACGGCAACTATGCCATGACCAAGCAAACCAATAGTGGTATCAGCGCAAATCAGATCAACCATGCATATATCATCCAGGGAACCGAGAACATGTTTGTTCAAAACAACTGTGCCGGTATTTCCCAGGATGGTTTCAGCATGTATGGCAAAATCGAGCAGTACGGTGATTATAACTGGGCAAGGGTAACACAGATCGGAGATTCACACATTTCCAATGTTATCCAGAACGGCAATTCAAACTTTGCCGACATCAACCAGAGCAATTAAAGAATCCCATTATCAAACCATCAGTTATACTTTAGGGGCTGCAAAATAGTGCAGCCCTTTTTTATGGAAGGATAATTTTTCTGTCCTTCCAAATAATGCTGCCACGGATACGATTCCTTACCGACAGGATGCACATAGCGATGAATGATATATGCTGGGGGATTGCGTAGATCAGGTTCACGGCAATACTTTGATGAGCCGACAGAGAAACCGCTATCCTCATTAACAGGATGGTCAATAAATATAAAAGTCCCAGCCACATATTCCATGCAAAAGCAACCAATGGAATCCCCAAAGTGGTTATCAACATGTACAGGACCATCCAAAAGTATTGCGATCCGAAAAAATCGGCTACATTTTTTGAAAATCCTTCCAGGGCATCGTGCCAGCCTCCGTACATCCGGCAACTGATCAACCGGTTGCCAAGCAATGTGGCTACTTTCAATTTCATGGATTTCATGATTTTCATGATTTGAATATCTTCAACCGGATTTCGTTTGACCATTTCGTGAAATTGAAATTGGCGGTAAGTGGCCGCTTCGAACATCATAAATTGTCCGTTTGCCGCCGACAGATTCTTATTCTTGGTTTTCCTGACAGAAATCAGGGGGAGCAGCGTTAAAAGTATCCAGTGCATATATGGAACCGTAGCTTTTTCACCAGGACTTTTCATGATCTGATCCGGAAATATTGACAATAAAGCCAGCTTGTTTCGGCAAAGGTATTCAATTGAACTGCTGATCAAAGAAGGTGCTGTAACGACATCTGCATCAAGGAATAAAAAACAGACACCGTTTGCTTCTTTTGCAAGATTATGACAGGCAAAGTTTTTTCCTATCCAGCCATGAGAAGGATTGGCTCCTGATATTAAGCGGATCCTGGGATCATTTAACAAGAATTTTTTTACAATTTCCGGTGTTGAATCTGTACTTTGATCGTCGTATACCAGGATTTCCAGATTTTTATAATTCTGTTGCTTAAGTGTCTCCAGCAATACAGGAAGGTTTTTCTCCTCATTCCGGGCCGGAATTAAAACCGAAATAAGTCCTCTGTCGGAATAATTTCTTTGAATCAGCAGAGGTCGGCTAAAAAAATTGATCAGGCTGACTATCAACCTGAGTATTAGAAACCCTGTGACAAAAGCTGCTACCCATGTCATATTTGACGGTTTTGGTTATCTATGCAGGATTTCAGGAAAAGATTAAATTCTAACTCAATGTTTTCCGGAGTGAGTATCTCATTACCGGGATATACTTTATAATACATGAATACTGTGGGTCTTTTCTCTGAAAGGTACTCTACCAGGTTAACCATAAAAATGACACTGACTTCGGTATTTGCATTTTGTATTATCCTGAACCATCCTTTTTCAAAACTCTGAGGATACAGAAATGTTGAAATTATTTTACCCTGAGGGAATAACAGCAGGAGATTCCGGGGATTCATCAAAATATCACTTGCGTATTTTAGGGATTGAACCATGGATTTCGATCCTTTTTTAACGGAAAAGGCTCCCAATCCGCGTAAAAATGGATTTTTTTTCAGTTGCTCCTCCAGCATCATCACAAAGGGTCTTTTCCTGAATACTTTCCTGTTCAGGTGGTACGCAAAAAATCCGTCCCACCAGCTGGAATGATTGCCGATTAGCAATATCGCCTTATCGGTTGGTTCTGCTTTACCAATGATTTTTATTTCTCTGAAATTCCTTTTCAGGATAAAGCGGATGTAAAATGATAAAAAGCGGCTATAATATGCATATGGTTTTGCACTTATCATAATTTTATGGGTTGTTTCAATACCCACTTATAAATAGTACCAGGAAAAAGGATGACTGGATAAGTACTATGGGTATTGCAATTTTATTTCGGATATCAATTCCTGACTTAATAAACATAGTAAGAAAGACAAACGACAGGATGAACCAGGCGAGGTAGTTTTGGACCGGAACGACACCTCCTTTCCAATCCCACATATCATACGACATGGCAAAAGGCTCCAGGAGGAGGTCGTATAACACCAGAAGCAGGGCTCCGGTCAATGCTTTTATCAACCAGGAACGCTGAAAATTGCGTGTGATCATAAATGCTGTATAAACCACGAAGACCCAGTTAATCCCTATGAGCAAAGGGGTATGAAAGATTTTAAGTCCCATCCTGCTGCCATAGGAATATTCACCAAAGATAATTCCCGTACTTACTCCGATAGCTTCAACCAGGAAACCTGCGATGGCTGTGATTGCCGAAATTAATATAAAGGTTCTTGACCATCCTTTATGAAAAAACATCATAAGGATGAAATTCATCAGTATAGTATATGGTATGAGGAAAATTATAATATGTTTAGTAGGATTGTAAAACAGTCCGGCCAGCCCGACTGCATAAAAGACTATCAATAGCAATGTGACAAGTATATAAGGCCTTGTTTTCAGGTAATCTATCATATTAATGCGTTTTTTT
This genomic interval carries:
- a CDS encoding carotenoid biosynthesis protein codes for the protein MIDYLKTRPYILVTLLLIVFYAVGLAGLFYNPTKHIIIFLIPYTILMNFILMMFFHKGWSRTFILISAITAIAGFLVEAIGVSTGIIFGEYSYGSRMGLKIFHTPLLIGINWVFVVYTAFMITRNFQRSWLIKALTGALLLVLYDLLLEPFAMSYDMWDWKGGVVPVQNYLAWFILSFVFLTMFIKSGIDIRNKIAIPIVLIQSSFFLVLFISGY
- a CDS encoding glycosyltransferase family 2 protein; translation: MTWVAAFVTGFLILRLIVSLINFFSRPLLIQRNYSDRGLISVLIPARNEEKNLPVLLETLKQQNYKNLEILVYDDQSTDSTPEIVKKFLLNDPRIRLISGANPSHGWIGKNFACHNLAKEANGVCFLFLDADVVTAPSLISSSIEYLCRNKLALLSIFPDQIMKSPGEKATVPYMHWILLTLLPLISVRKTKNKNLSAANGQFMMFEAATYRQFQFHEMVKRNPVEDIQIMKIMKSMKLKVATLLGNRLISCRMYGGWHDALEGFSKNVADFFGSQYFWMVLYMLITTLGIPLVAFAWNMWLGLLYLLTILLMRIAVSLSAHQSIAVNLIYAIPQHISFIAMCILSVRNRIRGSIIWKDRKIILP
- a CDS encoding lysophospholipid acyltransferase family protein: MISAKPYAYYSRFLSFYIRFILKRNFREIKIIGKAEPTDKAILLIGNHSSWWDGFFAYHLNRKVFRKRPFVMMLEEQLKKNPFLRGLGAFSVKKGSKSMVQSLKYASDILMNPRNLLLLFPQGKIISTFLYPQSFEKGWFRIIQNANTEVSVIFMVNLVEYLSEKRPTVFMYYKVYPGNEILTPENIELEFNLFLKSCIDNQNRQI